In one window of Spirochaetota bacterium DNA:
- a CDS encoding PFL family protein — protein MISPLEIIETITMIEKEHLDIRTVTMGISLRDCGDGDGAVSRKKIYDKITRLAGGLAKTCADIEREYGIPIVNKRVSVTPLALVAESSGDDDYVEFARTLERAADAVGVNFIGGFSALVHKGYTLGDAKLIRSIPRALAETRTVCASVNVATTRAGINMDAVREMGAVIKETAALSASGGGNACARLVVFANAVEDNPFMAGAFHGTGEPECVINVGVSGPGAVKSALEKARGADFETVSETVKKAAFKITRMGQLVAREASRRLGVPFGIVDLSLAPTPAVGDSVARILEEMGLERCGAHGTTAALALLNDAVKKGGVMASSYVGGLSGAFIPVSEDEGMVEAVQCGALSIDKLEALTCVCSVGLDMIVVPGDTPAETISAIIADEAAIGVVNNKTTAVRIIPAPGKTVGDIVEFGGLLGSGPVMRVNPFGSAEFIRRGGRIPAPLQGLRN, from the coding sequence ATGATAAGCCCGCTTGAAATCATAGAAACGATCACGATGATCGAGAAGGAGCACCTGGACATCCGCACCGTCACGATGGGCATCTCGCTCAGGGACTGCGGCGACGGGGACGGCGCCGTGTCGCGGAAAAAAATATACGACAAGATCACGCGCCTTGCCGGGGGACTCGCGAAGACCTGCGCGGACATCGAGCGGGAGTACGGCATCCCCATCGTCAATAAACGCGTATCGGTCACCCCCCTCGCCCTTGTCGCCGAGAGCTCGGGCGACGACGATTACGTCGAATTCGCGCGCACCCTGGAGCGCGCCGCGGACGCGGTCGGGGTGAATTTCATAGGAGGATTCTCCGCGCTCGTCCACAAGGGCTACACGCTGGGGGACGCGAAGCTGATCCGCTCCATACCGCGCGCCCTCGCGGAGACACGCACCGTATGCGCGAGCGTGAACGTCGCGACGACGCGCGCCGGGATCAACATGGACGCCGTGCGCGAGATGGGCGCGGTGATAAAGGAAACGGCGGCGCTATCGGCCTCCGGGGGCGGGAACGCGTGCGCACGCCTGGTCGTCTTCGCGAACGCGGTCGAGGACAATCCCTTCATGGCCGGCGCCTTCCACGGGACGGGCGAGCCGGAGTGCGTGATCAACGTGGGCGTGAGCGGCCCCGGCGCCGTGAAGAGCGCCCTGGAAAAGGCCCGCGGCGCCGACTTCGAAACGGTATCGGAAACCGTGAAGAAGGCAGCCTTCAAGATCACGCGCATGGGCCAGCTTGTCGCGCGCGAGGCCTCCCGGCGGCTGGGCGTACCGTTCGGAATCGTGGACCTGTCGCTCGCCCCCACGCCGGCTGTGGGCGACAGCGTGGCGCGCATATTGGAGGAGATGGGCCTGGAGCGCTGCGGCGCGCACGGCACGACGGCCGCGCTCGCGCTCCTGAACGACGCCGTGAAGAAGGGCGGGGTCATGGCCTCGTCCTACGTGGGGGGATTATCGGGCGCCTTCATCCCGGTGAGCGAGGACGAGGGTATGGTCGAGGCCGTACAATGCGGGGCGCTCTCGATCGACAAGCTCGAGGCGCTCACCTGCGTGTGCTCGGTGGGACTGGACATGATCGTGGTCCCGGGCGACACGCCCGCGGAAACGATATCGGCGATCATCGCGGACGAGGCGGCGATTGGCGTCGTGAACAACAAGACCACGGCCGTGCGGATCATTCCCGCGCCGGGGAAGACCGTGGGCGACATCGTGGAGTTCGGGGGTCTCCTGGGATCGGGACCGGTGATGAGGGTGAACCCGTTCGGGAGCGCCGAATTTATCAGGCGCGGCGGGAGGATTCCCGCGCCGCTGCAGGGGTTGAGGAATTGA
- a CDS encoding ACT domain-containing protein, giving the protein MKAVITVIGKDRVGIIAAVATVLAERNVNILDISQTIMQEIFTMVMIVDVSKAASGFDGLSAGLEEKGRELGVSVRIQHEDIFNSMHRV; this is encoded by the coding sequence ATGAAGGCGGTCATCACGGTTATCGGCAAGGACAGGGTGGGCATCATCGCGGCGGTGGCGACGGTGCTCGCGGAGCGGAACGTGAACATCCTGGACATCTCGCAGACGATCATGCAGGAGATATTCACCATGGTCATGATCGTGGACGTCTCGAAGGCCGCGTCGGGGTTCGACGGGCTCTCGGCGGGACTGGAGGAAAAGGGGCGGGAGCTCGGGGTGTCCGTGCGCATCCAGCATGAGGACATCTTCAATTCCATGCACCGGGTATGA
- a CDS encoding glycoside hydrolase family 16 protein: MIYCARTHSMIAQCGHLLGAIALAVTISCGSQGGDGGNLPWSDEFNGTTVDSGRWTFEIGSGFGSGEMEYYTDPELVGDRNAAIVDDGDDRVLRIAALDNPPYLDPDEGSYIYTSARLTTQGKFSFTHGRIEARMKLPRGRGIWPAFWLVGNAIGADGSGWPRCGEIDIVELVGGAPYSGHTDLGDGIIYGTSHWADAANAPLESDPNGVYTLPAGTFADDYQVFGLEWSASEIRWLIDGVEYFHEDVPAVDYDAFQAPFFIILNIAIGGDWPGPPDGTTVFPQYLYVDWIRVTPLD; the protein is encoded by the coding sequence ATGATCTATTGCGCGCGAACACACTCCATGATTGCACAGTGCGGCCATCTGCTCGGGGCGATCGCACTCGCCGTCACCATATCCTGCGGCAGTCAGGGAGGGGACGGCGGGAACCTGCCCTGGTCGGACGAATTCAACGGAACGACCGTCGATTCCGGCCGGTGGACTTTCGAGATCGGCAGCGGCTTCGGGTCGGGTGAGATGGAGTACTACACGGACCCGGAACTGGTAGGCGACCGGAACGCGGCGATCGTCGACGACGGCGACGATCGCGTGCTTCGCATCGCCGCGCTCGATAATCCCCCGTACCTGGACCCCGACGAGGGAAGCTATATCTACACCTCCGCCCGGCTCACGACGCAGGGGAAATTCTCTTTCACCCACGGCAGGATCGAGGCGCGCATGAAGCTCCCCCGGGGCCGTGGCATCTGGCCGGCGTTCTGGCTGGTGGGGAACGCCATAGGCGCGGACGGGTCCGGCTGGCCGCGATGCGGGGAGATCGATATCGTCGAGCTGGTGGGTGGCGCGCCCTATTCCGGGCACACGGACCTGGGAGACGGGATTATCTACGGGACGTCCCACTGGGCGGACGCCGCGAACGCGCCCCTGGAATCCGATCCGAACGGGGTATACACGCTCCCGGCGGGGACCTTCGCGGACGATTACCAGGTATTTGGACTTGAATGGAGCGCGTCGGAGATTCGCTGGCTCATTGACGGAGTGGAGTATTTTCATGAGGACGTCCCGGCCGTCGACTACGACGCATTCCAGGCCCCTTTCTTTATCATACTCAACATCGCCATCGGCGGCGACTGGCCGGGACCACCCGACGGCACTACGGTGTTTCCCCAGTATCTCTACGTGGACTGGATCAGGGTGACCCCGCTGGATTGA
- a CDS encoding XRE family transcriptional regulator, giving the protein MSDLKKYVSKRKTHDAEFARGYEQGFQEFRIGVLLRQEREKSGLTQEELARKIRTTKSAISRIENHSEDIKLSTLSKVATALGKNLSIRLL; this is encoded by the coding sequence ATGAGCGATCTTAAAAAATACGTGAGTAAAAGGAAAACACACGATGCTGAATTTGCCCGTGGATACGAGCAGGGTTTTCAGGAGTTCCGAATAGGCGTGCTGCTGCGGCAGGAGCGGGAAAAAAGCGGTTTAACCCAGGAAGAGTTAGCCAGAAAAATTCGAACGACGAAAAGCGCCATCTCGCGCATAGAAAACCATTCGGAAGACATTAAGCTCTCAACCCTGTCGAAAGTAGCAACGGCATTGGGTAAGAATCTTTCGATAAGATTACTGTAA